The following are encoded together in the Lactuca sativa cultivar Salinas chromosome 1, Lsat_Salinas_v11, whole genome shotgun sequence genome:
- the LOC111881480 gene encoding heat shock 70 kDa protein 3, whose translation MYRKIGAAIGIDLGTTYSCVGVWQNDQVEIISNDQGNRTMPSCVAFTNGGRLIGEGAKNQITMNPTNTIYDAKRLIGRRFNDTKLQEDIKLWPFKVIKGTSDIPMIVVSHNGEDKEFSAEEISSMVLIKLKEAAEKFLGKTVRDAVITVPAYFDDSQRQATKDAGHVAGLNVLQIINEPTSAAIAYGLDMKNDIARDINVLIFDLGGGTFDVSLVTIDKKGTITVKAVAGDTHLGGQDFDNAMVDYFVEQFKRKHKADISANKKALSRLREACEKAKRVLSSIIDTTIDIDNLHDGVDFSMRISRAKFEKLNEDFFSNCIKMVETCLADAEMNKKQIDEVVLVGGSTRIPKVQQLLKDFFQGKELSKKIHVDEAVAYGATVLAAKLTGYTGKRVSNLVLIDVVPLSLGIEIYGGSLSVLIKRNSPIPVKKEGIYVNVQDYQDTLPFNVYQGERSMAKDNNWLGKFDVAIPPLPKGLSKVNVIFDIDANGILNCSGVELTTSLKKGIMVTNYKDRLSTRNIEKMLDDAHKYKLQDEENMKKVFVRNALEDYIYDVKSKIKKIGNTSKTFTKKELEIMEIAIEKASEILNESRLAGFDEYQKALNQLEKVCLPIIAQHV comes from the exons ATGTATAGAAAAATTGGTGCGGCTATTGGTATTGACCTCGGAACAACATATTCTTGTGTGGGTGTTTGGCAAAATGACCAAGTTGAGATCATATCCAATGATCAAGGAAATAGGACTATGCCATCTTGTGTTGCTTTCACGAATGGCGGGCGTCTAATAGGTGAAGGTGCAAAGAACCAGATTACTATGAACCCCACCAACACCATTTATG ATGCAAAAAGATTGATTGGAAGGAGATTCAATGATACCAAACTTCAGGAAGACATCAAGTTATGGCCTTTCAAAGTCATAAAAGGTACTAGCGACATTCCGATGATTGTAGTTTCACACAATGGTGAAGATAAGGAGTTTTCTGCAGAGGAGATTTCATCTATGGTTCTTATTAAATTGAAAGAAGCTGCAGAGAAATTCCTTGGTAAAACTGTACGTGACGCAGTCATCACAGTACCAGCTTATTTTGATGATTCCCAACGCCAAGCAACAAAGGATGCTGGTCATGTTGCTGGACTTAATGTTTTACAGATAATCAATGAGCCAACCTCAGCAGCAATTGCATATGGATTAGACATGAAAAATGATATAGCTCGTGACATAAATGTGCTCATCTTTGATTTAGGTGGTGGTACATTTGATGTCTCTCTTGTCACCATTGATAAGAAGGGTACGATAACAGTTAAGGCCGTTGCCGGTGACACTCACTTAGGTGGCCAGGACTTTGATAATGCAATGGTTGACTATTTTGTGGAACAATTCAAGAGAAAGCACAAGGCAGACATTAGTGCGAATAAAAAAGCACTATCTCGGTTGAGGGAAGCTTgtgaaaaagcaaaaagagttctCTCTTCAATTATTGATACTACTATCGATATTGACAACTTGCATGATGGTGTTGATTTTTCTATGAGAATATCTCGTGCAAAGTTTGAAAAGCTTAATGAAGATTTCTTTAGTAATTGTATAAAGATGGTGGAGACGTGTTTAGCTGATGCAGAAATGAATAAAAAACAGATAGATGAGGTAGTATTAGTTGGTGGGTCAACCAGGATACCCAAGGTACAACAATTGTTAAAAGATTTCTTCCAAGGAAAAGAGCTTTCTAAGAAGATCCATGTTGATGAGGCAGTTGCATATGGTGCAACAGTTCTTGCTGCAAAGTTAACTGGCTATACCGGTAAAAGAGTTAGCAACCTAGTGTTGATAGATGTTGTGCCTTTGTCACTTGGTATAGAAATTTATGGTGGCTCTTTGTctgttttaattaaaagaaattcCCCAATACCAGTCAAGAAGGAAGGAATTTATGTTAATGTTCAGGATTACCAAGATACGTTACCTTTCAATGTCTATCAGGGTGAGAGAAGTATGGCCAAAGACAATAATTGGCTCGGAAAATTCGATGTTGCAATCCCACCTCTACCAAAGGGTTTGTCAAAGGTAAACGTGATCTTTGACATTGATGCTAATGGTATTTTAAATTGCTCGGGAGTGGAATTAACAACTAGCCTAAAAAAAGGGATTATGGTTACCAATTACAAGGACAGGCTTTCAACACGAAATATCGAAAAAATGCTAGATGATGCTCACAAATACAAATTACAAGACGAGGAGAACATGAAGAAGGTTTTTGTACGTAATGCATTGGAGGACTACATTTATGATGTGAAAAGCAAAATCAAGAAAATAGGAAACACTAGCAAGACGTTTACTAAGAAAGAACTGGAAATAATGGAAATTGCCATAGAAAAAGCAAGCGAAATTCTTAATGAAAGCCGGCTTGCGGGTTTTGATGAGTATCAAAAGGCGCTAAATCAGTTGGAAAAGGTATGCCTGCCAATCATTGCCCAACATGTTTAA